The genome window TTCCTCGACGATGGCGAAGGCGAGGGAGGGAAGTCCGGGGAAGAGCGTTCCACGGGGCGAGGAAGAAGCGGGCTTTCCCCTTCTTCGATCACGGCCGGTAGCGGTAGAGCATCCGCGGGAAGGCGATGGCCTCGCGGATGTGGTCCAGGTGGCAGATCCAGGCCACCGTCCGCTCGATGCCCAGCCCGAAGCCGCTGTGGGGCACCGACCCGTAGCGGCGCAGATCCAGATACCACTGATATTCTTCCACCGGCAGGTTGTGCTCCCGGATCCGCTGTAGCAAAAGGTCGTAATCCGCGATCCGCTCGCTCCCCCCGATGATCTCCCCGTATCCCTCCGGGGCCAGCAGATCCGCGCAGCGCACCACCTCCGGCCGCTGAGGGTCCGGCTGCATGTAAAACGCCTTCACCGCCGCCGGATAGTGGGTAACGAAGACCGGCTTCTCGAAGTGCAGCGAAAGGGCCGTCTCGTGAGGAGCCCCGAAATCCTCTCCCCATTCGATCCGCAAGGCCGCCTTGCGCTCCGGGTCCGCCGCCTCCTCCGCCCACTCGTTCAGCAGACGGACCGCCTCATCGTAGGTGAGGCGCGGGAACGGCGGGACCACTTTCTCCAGCGGGGCGGTGTCGCGCTCCAGCACCCGCAGCTCGTGGCGGCGCTCCTCCAGCACCCGCGCCACCACGTAGGCGACCAGCTGCTCCGCGATCTCCAGCATCTCCTCGAAGGTGCAGAAGGCCATCTCCGGCTCCACCATCCAGAACTCCAGCAAGTGCCGCCGGGTCTTGGAGCGCTCCGCCCGGAAGGCCGGGCCGAAACAATACACCCGGCCGAAGGCGAAGATGTTGGCCTCGTTATACAGCTGGCCGGTCTGGGCCAGATACAGCCGCTCGCCGAAGTAGTCCACCGGGAACAGCGTGGTCGTCCCCTCCGCCGCCGTGGCCGTCAGCAACGGCGTGTCCACGTTCAGGAACCCCTGACTGTCCAGCCAGTCCCGGATGGCCCGGATCACCGTGGCCCGGATGCGCTGGATCGCCCACTGGCGGGAGGACCGC of Thermoflexus hugenholtzii JAD2 contains these proteins:
- the asnS gene encoding asparagine--tRNA ligase; this translates as MRIERIADYVGAEVTVRGWLYNKTDKGRLYFLLVRDGTGIVQCVVSMRDVPPETFEAARRVTQESSLIVTGTVRQDARAPGIPGGYEIAVREIQIVHLAQDYPIGPKEHGVEFLMDHRHLWLRSSRQWAIQRIRATVIRAIRDWLDSQGFLNVDTPLLTATAAEGTTTLFPVDYFGERLYLAQTGQLYNEANIFAFGRVYCFGPAFRAERSKTRRHLLEFWMVEPEMAFCTFEEMLEIAEQLVAYVVARVLEERRHELRVLERDTAPLEKVVPPFPRLTYDEAVRLLNEWAEEAADPERKAALRIEWGEDFGAPHETALSLHFEKPVFVTHYPAAVKAFYMQPDPQRPEVVRCADLLAPEGYGEIIGGSERIADYDLLLQRIREHNLPVEEYQWYLDLRRYGSVPHSGFGLGIERTVAWICHLDHIREAIAFPRMLYRYRP